One genomic window of Salvelinus alpinus chromosome 9, SLU_Salpinus.1, whole genome shotgun sequence includes the following:
- the LOC139584548 gene encoding calcium and integrin-binding protein 1-like encodes MGTTASQLGKDLLSEYQELTFLTKQEILLAHKRFSELLSKEDRNLTSVPMEKVLSLPELKSNPFRKRICHVFSTSDMKDGSLTFEDFLDLLSAFSDSATLEIKSHYAFRIFDFDDDGTLDGGDLEKLVNCLTGETEDTRLTPEEMRQLISNILEESDIDKDGTVNLSEFQHVISRSPDFISSFKIVL; translated from the exons ATGGGAACAACAGCAAGTCAATTAGGGAAGGATCTGCTCTCAGAATATCAG GAGCTGACATTTCTTACAAAACAAGAAATTCTGTT GGCACACAAGCGATTCAGTGAACTCCTTTCCAAAGAGGACAGAAACCTCACCAGTGTGCCCATGGAGAAAGTCCTTTCACTGCCAGAACTCAAG TCCAACCCTTTCAGGAAAAGGATCTGCCATGTATTCTCAACATCTGATATGAAAGATGGAAGTCTCACCTTTGAGGACTTCCTTGATCTCTTGAGTGCCTTCAGCGATTCAGCAACACTGGAAATCAAGTCCCACTACGCATTCCGCATTTTTG ACTTTGATGACGATGGCACTCTGGATGGCGGGGACCTGGAGAAGCTGGTGAACTGTTTGACTGGTGAGACTGAAGACACAAGGCTTACACCTGAAGAGATGAGGCAGCTCATCAGCAAT ATTCTTGAAGAGTCAGATATAGACAAAGATGGGACAGTAAATCTGTCAGAGTTCCAACATGTTATCTCGAGGTCACCAGATTTCATCAG TTCTTTTAAGATTGTGCTGTGA
- the LOC139584546 gene encoding RCC1 domain-containing protein 1-like isoform X3, whose product MTRKMLYKCRRPGKTRFRGDGRLCLAGFGVGTPSQRGCGGCVEESRGCQDAHISEGYLALSFTDRVECWNSERNEKKPGWSMGIPDNTGPSLAFPLVPGGYIASNPPFYRPLSPQLLAVSLALGTEHAVLLTASGDIYTWGSGSHGQLGHGDLSPQEEPRAMEALMGMPMSTVAAGGWHSVCTSAGGDLYVWGWNESGQVGLPSRALRGEQQKSQDTGGASTCKDQEESNDEVFISIQAFPALVDVTQSCEVSKISCGSRHTAAVTSTGDLYTWGWGEYGQLGQGTVNSSDEPRRVEFFKDQGLRVVDVVCGPWNTFVSAIKEDPSLHPDTNILIPL is encoded by the exons ATGACCAGGAAGATGCTCTACAAATGTCGGCGCCCAGGGAAGACACGTTTCCGAG GTGATGGAAGGCTGTGTCTGGCAGGTTTTGGAGTAGGGACCCCCAGTCAGAGAGGTTGTGGCGGCTGTGTAGAGGAAAGCCGAGGGTGCCAGGATGCACATATCAGCGAGGGATATCTGGCCCTGTCTTTCACAGACAGAGTAGAGTGCTGGAACTCTGAACGAAATGAGAAGAAACCAGGGTGGAGTATGGGGATTCCAGATAATACTG GGCCCTCACTAGCATTCCCATTAGTTCCAGGAGGGTACATAGCTTCCAACCCTCCCTTTTACCGCCCACTTTCCCCACAACTACTGGCTGTTAGCCTGGCACTAGGCACAGAGCACGCAGTCCTCCTCACTGCCTCTGGAGACATCTACACCTGGGGCTCAGGCAG CCATGGGCAGCTGGGACATGGGGACCTGAGCCCGCAGGAGGAGCCCAGAGCAATGGAGGCACTAATGGGTATGCCCATGAGCACTGTGGCCGCCGGGGGTtggcactctgtctgcaccagTG CTGGGGGAGACCTGTACGTGTGGGGCTGGAATGAGAGTGGCCAGGTGGGACTGCCATCACGAGCGCTAAGAGGAGAGCAGCAGAAGAGCCAGGACACAG GTGGTGCCAGCACATGTAAAGATCAAGAGGAGAGCAACGATGAGGTGTTCATATCAATACAGGCCTTCCCAGCCCTGGTGGATGTTACTCAGTCATGTGAGGTCAGCAAGATCAGCTGTGGGTCGCGTCACACTGCGGCAGTCACAA GTACAGGTGATCTCTACACCTGGGGCTGGG GTGAATACGGCCAGCTGGGACAGGGGACTGTGAACAGTTCAGACGAGCCAAGACGGGTAGAGTTTTTCAAGGACCAGGGGCTGCGTGTGGTGGATGTAGTGTGTGGACCATGGAACACTTTTGTTTCTGCTATCAAAGAggacccctctctccatcctgacACAAATATCCTTATTCCTCTGTAA
- the LOC139584546 gene encoding RCC1 domain-containing protein 1-like isoform X1, whose protein sequence is MNWFGFGFNGFGQIRANEKCTDAESAGDANVTYPISIDIVCRNLEEEPVQICQHNSNVDTQIRTSWSRRAALHSNSDGRLCLAGFGVGTPSQRGCGGCVEESRGCQDAHISEGYLALSFTDRVECWNSERNEKKPGWSMGIPDNTGPSLAFPLVPGGYIASNPPFYRPLSPQLLAVSLALGTEHAVLLTASGDIYTWGSGSHGQLGHGDLSPQEEPRAMEALMGMPMSTVAAGGWHSVCTSAGGDLYVWGWNESGQVGLPSRALRGEQQKSQDTGGASTCKDQEESNDEVFISIQAFPALVDVTQSCEVSKISCGSRHTAAVTSTGDLYTWGWGEYGQLGQGTVNSSDEPRRVEFFKDQGLRVVDVVCGPWNTFVSAIKEDPSLHPDTNILIPL, encoded by the exons ATGAATtggtttggatttggcttcaacGGCTTTGGGCAAATACGAGCGAATGAAAAATGTACTGATGCGGAAAGTGCCGGAGATGCCAACGTGACATATCCAATCTCTATTGATATTGTTTGTCGGAATTTGGAAGAGGAGCCTGTCCAAATCTGTCAACATAATAGCAATGTTGATACGCAGATCAGGACGAGTTGGAGTCGAAGAGCAGCTCTGCATTCAAATA GTGATGGAAGGCTGTGTCTGGCAGGTTTTGGAGTAGGGACCCCCAGTCAGAGAGGTTGTGGCGGCTGTGTAGAGGAAAGCCGAGGGTGCCAGGATGCACATATCAGCGAGGGATATCTGGCCCTGTCTTTCACAGACAGAGTAGAGTGCTGGAACTCTGAACGAAATGAGAAGAAACCAGGGTGGAGTATGGGGATTCCAGATAATACTG GGCCCTCACTAGCATTCCCATTAGTTCCAGGAGGGTACATAGCTTCCAACCCTCCCTTTTACCGCCCACTTTCCCCACAACTACTGGCTGTTAGCCTGGCACTAGGCACAGAGCACGCAGTCCTCCTCACTGCCTCTGGAGACATCTACACCTGGGGCTCAGGCAG CCATGGGCAGCTGGGACATGGGGACCTGAGCCCGCAGGAGGAGCCCAGAGCAATGGAGGCACTAATGGGTATGCCCATGAGCACTGTGGCCGCCGGGGGTtggcactctgtctgcaccagTG CTGGGGGAGACCTGTACGTGTGGGGCTGGAATGAGAGTGGCCAGGTGGGACTGCCATCACGAGCGCTAAGAGGAGAGCAGCAGAAGAGCCAGGACACAG GTGGTGCCAGCACATGTAAAGATCAAGAGGAGAGCAACGATGAGGTGTTCATATCAATACAGGCCTTCCCAGCCCTGGTGGATGTTACTCAGTCATGTGAGGTCAGCAAGATCAGCTGTGGGTCGCGTCACACTGCGGCAGTCACAA GTACAGGTGATCTCTACACCTGGGGCTGGG GTGAATACGGCCAGCTGGGACAGGGGACTGTGAACAGTTCAGACGAGCCAAGACGGGTAGAGTTTTTCAAGGACCAGGGGCTGCGTGTGGTGGATGTAGTGTGTGGACCATGGAACACTTTTGTTTCTGCTATCAAAGAggacccctctctccatcctgacACAAATATCCTTATTCCTCTGTAA
- the LOC139584546 gene encoding RCC1 domain-containing protein 1-like isoform X2 — translation MLIRRSGRVGVEEQLCIQIVCFLVIVTLQSRQTAQPVTAVKGDGRLCLAGFGVGTPSQRGCGGCVEESRGCQDAHISEGYLALSFTDRVECWNSERNEKKPGWSMGIPDNTGPSLAFPLVPGGYIASNPPFYRPLSPQLLAVSLALGTEHAVLLTASGDIYTWGSGSHGQLGHGDLSPQEEPRAMEALMGMPMSTVAAGGWHSVCTSAGGDLYVWGWNESGQVGLPSRALRGEQQKSQDTGGASTCKDQEESNDEVFISIQAFPALVDVTQSCEVSKISCGSRHTAAVTSTGDLYTWGWGEYGQLGQGTVNSSDEPRRVEFFKDQGLRVVDVVCGPWNTFVSAIKEDPSLHPDTNILIPL, via the exons ATGTTGATACGCAGATCAGGACGAGTTGGAGTCGAAGAGCAGCTCTGCATTCAAATA GTCTGCTTTCTTGTGATTGTAACTCTGCAGTCCAGGCAGACCGCTCAACCAGTGACCGCAGTGAAAG GTGATGGAAGGCTGTGTCTGGCAGGTTTTGGAGTAGGGACCCCCAGTCAGAGAGGTTGTGGCGGCTGTGTAGAGGAAAGCCGAGGGTGCCAGGATGCACATATCAGCGAGGGATATCTGGCCCTGTCTTTCACAGACAGAGTAGAGTGCTGGAACTCTGAACGAAATGAGAAGAAACCAGGGTGGAGTATGGGGATTCCAGATAATACTG GGCCCTCACTAGCATTCCCATTAGTTCCAGGAGGGTACATAGCTTCCAACCCTCCCTTTTACCGCCCACTTTCCCCACAACTACTGGCTGTTAGCCTGGCACTAGGCACAGAGCACGCAGTCCTCCTCACTGCCTCTGGAGACATCTACACCTGGGGCTCAGGCAG CCATGGGCAGCTGGGACATGGGGACCTGAGCCCGCAGGAGGAGCCCAGAGCAATGGAGGCACTAATGGGTATGCCCATGAGCACTGTGGCCGCCGGGGGTtggcactctgtctgcaccagTG CTGGGGGAGACCTGTACGTGTGGGGCTGGAATGAGAGTGGCCAGGTGGGACTGCCATCACGAGCGCTAAGAGGAGAGCAGCAGAAGAGCCAGGACACAG GTGGTGCCAGCACATGTAAAGATCAAGAGGAGAGCAACGATGAGGTGTTCATATCAATACAGGCCTTCCCAGCCCTGGTGGATGTTACTCAGTCATGTGAGGTCAGCAAGATCAGCTGTGGGTCGCGTCACACTGCGGCAGTCACAA GTACAGGTGATCTCTACACCTGGGGCTGGG GTGAATACGGCCAGCTGGGACAGGGGACTGTGAACAGTTCAGACGAGCCAAGACGGGTAGAGTTTTTCAAGGACCAGGGGCTGCGTGTGGTGGATGTAGTGTGTGGACCATGGAACACTTTTGTTTCTGCTATCAAAGAggacccctctctccatcctgacACAAATATCCTTATTCCTCTGTAA
- the man2a2 gene encoding LOW QUALITY PROTEIN: alpha-mannosidase 2x (The sequence of the model RefSeq protein was modified relative to this genomic sequence to represent the inferred CDS: inserted 1 base in 1 codon; deleted 2 bases in 2 codons), protein MKLKKQVTVCGGAIFCVAVFSLYLXPARRQNGGGNFPRSQISVLQNRIEQLEQLLEENHQIISHIKDSVLELTDTGAVSPSGQLPFHSANGSWVLPFDGRPTFLSVKPQDCQFAQGRGGHTDLQMLDIYSLLKFDNVDGGVWKQGFEITYEPGAWDNEPLQVFVVPHSHNDPGWIKTFDKYYTDQTQHIFNNMLVKLTEDPRRKFIWSEISFFAKWWESADMHKQEAMRKLILGGQLEIVTGGWVMTDEANVHYFAMIDQLIEGHQWLEKNVGVTPQSGWAVNPFGHSATMAYLLKRANLTSMLIQRVHYSIKKHFASSRSLEFMWRQSWDQESGTDIFCHMMPFYSYNVPHTCGPEPKICCQFDFKRLPGGRVNCPWKVPPRAVVEANVAERAHLLLDQYRKKSKLFRSKVVLIPLGDDFRYDKALEWDQQYLNYQRLFDYMNSHSEMHVQAQFGTLTDYFTAVYKANGVLQGVRPPEYPVLSGDFFAYADREDHYWSGYYTSRPFYKSMDRVLESHLRGAEILFSLAVAYARHAGMEGRYPTSDYTLLTEARRTVALFQHHDAITGTAKENVVIDYGNRLLRSLQGLKRVIINAAHFLVMKNKDVYRFYQTEPFLETDDRRATQDTLPQRTLIELDQSGPRYLVLFNPVEQDRLCVVTVLVNSVRVRVLTEDGQTLPVQLSAQWSSASQMSAEGFQASFTVRLPALGLAVFQLYDSADTPMTLRSETLLRRSGQGQTAHAVDPFPLRSQTADPQIFYISTQSVTLGFSGTTGLLESIHRKDDPQEVKVQIQFVTYGTRSSKDKSGAYLFLPDGKAKPYSQKEPPVVRVVEGPLFSEVVAMYQHFQQTIRIHNVSGVDGLSLDVTTMVDIREQSNKELAMRLVTDIQNDDTFYTDLNGFQMQPRRHFLKLPLQANFYPMPSQAYIQDSHLRLTLHSAQALGVTSLEGGQLEVILDRRLMQDDNRGLRQGLKDNKKTANRFRLLLERRSTGNKHDGFFAKLSMFHSLVSFALRGGAQEVVDSRPTSFPSLLSHMTSAILNHEVLALPVLPKKRGIPPLHTFAPLTGALPCDFHVLNLRSVQHQQDTHSPSPYTALILHRKGLDCDLETPNPGFNCTTSEGQLGVSSLFRNLDLQLLQPVSLSLMYSSPPLANDSSISLEPMEISAFRLKLL, encoded by the exons ATGAAGCTGAAAAAGCAGGTGACGGTCTGTGGAGGAGCCATATTCTGTGTGGCCGTATTTTCCCTGTATC ATCCTGCAAGGCGACAGAACGGCGGTGGGAACTTCCCACGG AGCCAAATCTCTGTTCTGCAGAACCGCATAGAACAGCTGGAGCAGCTACTGGAGGAGAACCACCAGATCATCAGCCACATCAAGGACTCTGTTCTGGAGCTGACCGACACTGGCGCTGTGTCCCCCAGCGGACAGCTGCCCTTCCACAGTGCCAATGGTTCCTGGGTCCTGCCCTTTGATGGACGCCCCACCTTCCTCTCCGTCAAGCCCCAGGACTGCCAGTTCGCACAGGGACGCGGCGGACATACCGACCTGCAG ATGCTAGACATATACTCCCTGTTGAAGTTTGACAATGTGGACGGGGGTGTGTGGAAGCAGGGCTTTGAGATCACCTATGAGCCTGGGGCGTGGGACAATGAACCGTTGCAGGTGTTTGTGGTCCCTCACTCCCACAACGACCCAG GCTGGATCAAGACGTTTGATAAGTACTACACAGATCAGACGCAGCACATCTTCAACAACATGCTGGTCAAGCTGACTGAGGACCCACGCAGGAAGTTCATTTGGTCTGAGATCTCCTTCTTCGCCAAGTGGTGGGAGAGCGCCGACATGCACAAGCAGGAAGCCATGCGCAA GCTAATCCTGGGAGGGCAGCTGGAGATAGTGACCGGAGGATGGGTTATGACTGATGAGGCCAACGTTCACTACTTCGCCATGATTGACCAGCTCATAGAGGGCCATCAGTGGCTGGAGAAGAATGTGG GTGTGACTCCTCAGTCGGGTTGGGCGGTGAACCCCTTTGGCCACAGTGCCACCATGGCCTACTTGCTGAAGAGGGCCAACCTGACCAGCATGCTCATCCAGAGGGTCCACTACTCCATTAAGAAGCACTTCGCCTCCAGCCGCAGCCTGGAGTTCATGTGGAGGCAGTCCTGGG ACCAGGAGTCGGGCACGGACATCTTCTGCCACATGATGCCCTTCTACAGTTATAACGTGCCACACACCTGCGGACCTGAACCCAAGATCTGCTGCCAGTTTGACTTCAAGAGGCTGCCGGGCGGCCGGGTCAACTGTCCCTGGAAGGTTCCTCCGCGGGCCGTGGTGGAGGCCAACGTGGCAGAAAG A GCCCACCTGCTCTTGGACCAGTACCGTAAGAAGTCCAAGCTGTTCCGCAGTAAGGTGGTTCTGATTCCACTGGGAGATGACTTCCGCTACGACAAGGCCCTGGAGTGGGACCAGCAGTACCTCAACTACCAGAGACTCTTTGACTACATGAACTCTCACTCAGAGATGCATGTGCAG GCCCAGTTTGGGACCCTGACCGACTACTTTACTGCGGTTTACAAGGCCAATGGTGTGCTCCAGGGTGTCAGACCCCCAGAATACCCGGTGCTGAGCGGGGACTTCTTTGCGTACGCAGACCGAGAGGACCACTACTGGAGCGGCTATTACACTTCCCGGCCCTTCTACAAGAGCATGGACCGGGTGCTGGAGTCCCATCTCAG AGGTGCAGAGATCCTGTTCAGTCTGGCTGTGGCTTACGCTCGCCACGCGGGAATGGAAGGCCGCTACCCCACGTCAGACTACACCCTGCTGACGGAAGCCAGGCGCACCGTCGCCCTGTTCCAGCATCACGATGCCATCACAGGTACCGCCAAGGAGAACGTGGTTATCGACTACGGCAACAG GTTACTGCGCTCCCTGCAGGGCTTGAAGAGAGTAATCATTAACGCAGCCCACTTCCTGGTAATGAAAAACAAGGACGTGTATCGCTTCTACCAGACAGAACCCTTCCTAGAGACG GATGATAGGCGTGCCACCCAAGACACCCTGCCCCAGCGCACCCTTATCGAACTGGACCAATCAGGACCTAG GTACCTGGTGCTGTTCAACccagtggagcaggacaggctgtGTGTGGTGACAGTGTTGGTGAACTCT GTCAGGGTCCGGGTGCTCACAGAGGATGGACAGACCCTCCCTGTACAGCTCAGTGCCCAGTGGAGCTCTGCTAGTCAGATGAGCGCAGAGGgcttccag GCCTCCTTCACGGTGCGTCTGCCTGCCCTGGGCCTGGCTGTGTTCCAGCTTTATGACTCTGCTGACACCCCCATGACGCTGCGCTCTGAGACCCTGCTGAGGCGGTCTGGTCAGGGGCAGACTGCCCACGCCGTGGACCCCTTCCCATTGCGCTCCCAGACAGCAGATCCACAGATCTtctacatctccacccagtccgTTACACTGGGCTTCTCTGGAACCACTGGCCTGCTGG AGAGTATCCATCGTAAAGACGACCCCCAGGAGGTCAAGGTTCAGATCCAGTTTGTGACGTACGGCACTCGGTCCTCAAAGGACAAGAGCGGAGCTTACCTCTTCCTGCCTGATGGGAAGGCTAAG CCCTACAGTCAGAAGGAGCCACCGGTGGTGCGTGTGGTGGAGGGCCCTCTCTTCTCTGAGGTAGTGGCTATGTACCAGCACTTCCAACAGACCATTCGCATACACAATGTG TCAGGTGTGGACGGTCTGTCCCTGGATGTCACCACCATGGTGGACATCAGAGAACAGTCTAACAAAGAGCTGGCCATGCGTCTGGTCACGGACATACAGAATGACGATACCTTCTACACAGACCTCAACGGATTCCAG ATGCAGCCCCGGCGCCACTTTCTGAAGCTCCCCCTGCAAGCCAACTTCTACCCCATGCCCAGCCAGGCCTACATCCAGGACAGCCATCTCCGGCTCACCCTGCACTCTGCCCAGGCCCTGGGCGTCACCAGCCTAGAGGGCG GCCAGTTGGAGGTGATTCTGGACCGGCGGCTGATGCAGGATGATAACCGTGGCCTGCGCCAGGGCCTGAAGGACAACAAGAAGACGGCCAACCGCTTCCGCCTCCTACTGGAGAGGAGGTCCACTGGCAACAAG CATGATGGCTTCTTTGCCAAACTCTCCATGTTTCACTCTCTCGTCTCCTTCGCCCTGAGAGGCGGAGCTCAAGAG GTGGTGGACAGCAGACCAACCAGCTTCCCCTCCCTACTTAGTCACATGACCTCGGCCATCCTCAACCACGAGGTGCTGGCACTGCCCGTGCTGCCCAAGAAGCGTGGCATCCCTCCCTTGCACACCTTCGCCCCCCTTACGGGGGCCCTGCCCTGTGACTTCCACGTGCTCAACCTGCGCAGCGTCCAGCACCAG CAGGACACCCACTCCCCGTCTCCCTACACGGCCCTCATCCTGCATCGGAAGGGTCTGGACTGTGACCTGGAGACCCCCAACCCTGGGTTCAACTGTACCACTTCCGAGGGACAG CTGGGTGTGTCTTCTCTGTTCCGTAACCTGGACCTCCAGCTGCTGCAGCCCGTGTCTCTGTCCCTGATGTACTCCAGCCCCCCTCTGGCCAATGACTCCTCCATCAGCCTGGAGCCCATGGAGATCTCAGCCTTCAGGCTCAAACTGCTCTAG